Proteins encoded in a region of the Raphanus sativus cultivar WK10039 chromosome 8, ASM80110v3, whole genome shotgun sequence genome:
- the LOC108821115 gene encoding pollen-specific protein-like At4g18596, with protein MAKFFIVFLASALCFTTLLHFAAADADDLDRFHIKGSVYCDTCRVQFMTRLSKVLEGAKVKLECKGRENQTVTLTKEAVTDKDGKYEMVVMGDHEEEVCEIILEESPDAECSEVNNQEFLRNAARISLTANDGIVSNEVRTINPLGFMRKTSLADCPLVFKELGIVPDVIF; from the exons ATGGCCAAATTCTTCATCGTCTTCCTTGCCTCTGCCCTATGTTTCACCACCCTTCTTCACTTTGCCGCCGCTGATGCCGACGACTTGGACCGTTTCCACATCAAAGGATCCGTCTACTGCGATACCTGCCGTGTCCAATTCATGACCCGCCTCAGTAAAGTCCTCGAAG GGGCAAAGGTAAAGCTTGAGTGCAAGGGTCGTGAGAACCAGACAGTGACACTGACGAAAGAAGCCGTGACCGACAAAGACGGAAAGTACGAGATGGTAGTTATGGGAGACCACGAAGAGGAAGTGTGTGAGATCATCCTCGAGGAATCACCGGACGCAGAGTGCAGCGAGGTGAACAACCAAGAGTTCCTAAGAAACGCAGCCAGGATCAGTCTTACGGCGAATGATGGCATTGTCTCTAACGAGGTTCGAACCATTAACCCACTTGGGTTCATGAGGAAGACTTCTCTCGCTGATTGTCCTCTAGTTTTCAAGGAGCTCGGAATCGTCCCTGATGTCATCTTCTAA
- the LOC108836009 gene encoding 26S proteasome non-ATPase regulatory subunit 11 homolog, with amino-acid sequence MVSYPATTETIALAQEANSSEAIQILYQVLEDPSSSPEALRIKEQAITNLCDRLTEEKRGEDLRTLLTKLRPFFSLIPKAKTAKIVRGIIDAVAKIPGTTDLQITLCKEMVEWTRAEKRTFLRQRVEARLAALLMENKEYVEALALLSTLVKEVRRLDDKLLLVDIDLLESKLHFSLRNLPKAKAALTAARTAANAIYVPPAQQGTIDLQSGILHAEEKDYKTGYSYFFEAFESFNALGDPRAVFSLKYMLLCKIMVSQADDVAGIISSKAGLQYVGSDLDAMKAVADAHSKRSLKLFENALRDYKAQLEDDPIVHRHLSSLYDTLLEQNLCRLIEPFSRVEIGHIAELIGLPVDHVEKKLSQMILDKKFAGTLDQGAGCLIIFEDPKADAIYSATLDTIANMGKVVDSLYVRSAKIMS; translated from the coding sequence ATGGTTTCGTATCCCGCTACAACCGAGACGATTGCCCTGGCTCAAGAAGCCAACAGCTCTGAGGCTATTCAGATACTGTACCAAGTCTTGGAAGACCCTTCATCATCTCCGGAGGCTCTACGCATCAAGGAGCAAGCCATCACCAACCTCTGCGATCGCCTCACCGAAGAGAAGAGAGGCGAGGATCTCCGGACGCTGCTGACCAAGCTTCGACCTTTCTTCTCCCTTATCCCCAAGGCCAAGACCGCGAAAATCGTCAGAGGGATCATCGACGCCGTGGCCAAGATACCCGGAACGACTGATCTCCAGATCACTCTCTGCAAAGAGATGGTGGAGTGGACGCGCGCCGAGAAGAGGACTTTCCTCAGGCAGCGTGTGGAGGCGAGGCTGGCTGCTCTTCTGATGGAGAACAAGGAGTATGTAGAGGCCTTGGCGCTGTTGAGTACTTTGGTGAAAGAGGTTAGGAGGTTAGATGATAAGCTCCTTCTCGTTGACATTGATTTGCTGGAGAGCAAACTTCACTTCTCGTTGAGAAACTTACCGAAAGCGAAAGCTGCGCTTACCGCGGCTAGGACGGCTGCAAACGCTATATACGTCCCACCggctcagcaagggacgataGATCTTCAGAGTGGGATCCTCCACGCTGAAGAGAAGGACTACAAGACTGGCTACAGCTACTTCTTCGAAGCCTTTGAGTCGTTCAACGCTCTCGGTGATCCGAGAGCGGTGTTCAGTTTAAAGTACATGTTGCTGTGCAAGATCATGGTTAGCCAAGCTGATGACGTTGCGGGGATTATCTCCTCCAAGGCTGGACTTCAGTACGTTGGCTCTGATCTAGATGCCATGAAGGCGGTGGCTGATGCACACTCGAAGAGGTCGTTGAAGCTGTTTGAGAACGCGCTGCGTGACTACAAGGCGCAGCTGGAAGATGACCCGATTGTACACAGgcatctctcttctctctacgACACGCTTCTGGAGCAGAATCTTTGCCGTTTGATCGAGCCGTTCTCGCGAGTTGAGATAGGTCACATCGCTGAGCTGATTGGGCTGCCGGTGGACCATGTGGAGAAGAAGCTGTCTCAGATGATTCTTGACAAGAAATTTGCAGGTACGTTGGATCAAGGAGCTGGATGTCTCATCATATTCGAAGATCCGAAGGCGGATGCTATCTACTCGGCTACTCTTGACACCATTGCAAACATGGGGAAGGTTGTTGACAGCCTTTATGTTCGGTCTGCCAAAATCATGTCCTGA
- the LOC108818658 gene encoding 50S ribosomal protein L34, chloroplastic-like: protein MASSLSISIGASASSRLRHPSSSNGKIISVPSATLSLGTGSRRGAFSLSSSKSPSASSQLLHCSFLSSSLSLASSFSGLSIAFDLSSGTSGLSSQKRRGLVVRAGKAALCQTKRSRSRKSLARTHGFRLRMRTTSGRATIKRRRAKGRWNLCPKSNPSSGKRA from the exons atggCTTCTTCCTTATCCATCTCCATTGGAGCTTCGGCTTCGTCGCGTTTACGTCATCCTTCTTCATCGAACGGGAAGATTATTAGCGTCCCGTCCGCCACGCTTTCTCTCGGCACAGGTTCGAGACGGGGAGCGTTTTCTCTCAGCTCTTCAAAATCCCCATCAGCTTCTTCTCAGCTGCTCCATTGCTCCtttctctcttcatctctctcccTCGCATCTTCATTTTCTG GTTTGTCCATTGCATTTGATCTCAGCAGTGGAACCAGTGGTCTGAGTAGCCAGAAACGCAGAGGGCTTGTGGTGAGAGCTGGGAAAGCTGCTCTGTGTCAAACGAAGAGGAGCAGGTCAAGAAAGTCTCTTGCTAGGACTCATGGTTTCCGTTTGAGGATGAGAACCACCAGTGGTAGAGCCACCATCAAGCGCCGACGTGCCAAGGGACGTTGGAATCTATGCCCTAAGTCCAACCCTAGCAGCGGCAAACGTGCTTGA
- the LOC130498605 gene encoding nudix hydrolase 15, mitochondrial isoform X3 codes for MFLLHRRLPLLARTTLLCSFMEPALTASSSFGGSSRLAALAQQLRMYKPPPSSSFENDDEETQADQESAGKVVSQVGFQESMTPVPKDPERFKPKRAAVLICIFEGDEGDLRVILTKRSSRLSTHSGEVSLPGGKAEEGDKDDGMTATREAEEEIGLDPSLVDVVTSLEPFLSKHLLRVIPVIGILKDKNTFNPKPNPAEVEAVFDAPLEMFLKDENRRSEEREWMGEKYLIHYFDYRTGDKDYTIWGLTAGILIRAASVTYKRPPAFIEQCPKFKYPKM; via the exons atgttTTTACTCCATCGCAGGCTTCCTTTACTTGCACGCACAACCCTCCTCTGCAGTTTCATGGAGCCTGCGTTGACTGCATCATCCTCTTTCGGTGGGTCTTCTCGACTCGCCGCCTTGGCCCAGCAACTGCGCATGTACAAGCCACCGCCTTCTTCATCGTTCGAAAACGATGATGAGGAGACGCAGGCGGATCAGGAGAGCGCAGGGAAGGTGGTTTCTCAGGTTGGGTTTCAGGAATCCATGACTCCGGTTCCGAAAGATCCTGAGAGGTTCAAACCGAAGCGAGCGGCTGTGCTGATCTGTATCTTCGAAGGAGACGAGGGCGATCTTCGCGTCATCCTCACTAAGAGGTCTTCCAGATTGTCTACTCACTCGG GAGAAGTTTCACTGCCGGGTGGTAAAGCAGAGGAGGGTGATAAAGATGATGGGATGACTGCTACCAGAGAGGCCGAGGAAGAGATTGGTTTAGACCCTTCTCTTGTTGATGTTGTCACTTCTCTCGAACCATTTCTGTCCAAG CATCTCCTCAGAGTAATACCTGTGATAGGAATCTTGAAGGACAAAAACACATTCAATCCAAAACCAAATCCTGCGGAAGTGGAAGCTGTGTTTGATGCACCTTTGGAAATGTTCCTCAAG GATGAGAACAGAAGATCCGAAGAGAGAGAGTGGATGGGAGAAAAGTATTTGATCCACTACTTTGATTATCGAACCGGAGATAAAGATTATACGATATGGGGTCTAACTGCCGGGATTTTGATCAGAGCTGCATCTGTGACTTATAAAAGACCACCTGCTTTCATCGAGCAGTGCCCTAAGTTTAAGTACCCTAAAATG TGA
- the LOC130498605 gene encoding nudix hydrolase 15, mitochondrial isoform X2, translating into MFLLHRRLPLLARTTLLCSFMEPALTASSSFGGSSRLAALAQQLRMYKPPPSSSFENDDEETQADQESAGKVVSQVGFQESMTPVPKDPERFKPKRAAVLICIFEGDEGDLRVILTKRSSRLSTHSGEVSLPGGKAEEGDKDDGMTATREAEEEIGLDPSLVDVVTSLEPFLSKHLLRVIPVIGILKDKNTFNPKPNPAEVEAVFDAPLEMFLKDENRRSEEREWMGEKYLIHYFDYRTGDKDYTIWGLTAGILIRAASVTYKRPPAFIEQCPKFKYPKMN; encoded by the exons atgttTTTACTCCATCGCAGGCTTCCTTTACTTGCACGCACAACCCTCCTCTGCAGTTTCATGGAGCCTGCGTTGACTGCATCATCCTCTTTCGGTGGGTCTTCTCGACTCGCCGCCTTGGCCCAGCAACTGCGCATGTACAAGCCACCGCCTTCTTCATCGTTCGAAAACGATGATGAGGAGACGCAGGCGGATCAGGAGAGCGCAGGGAAGGTGGTTTCTCAGGTTGGGTTTCAGGAATCCATGACTCCGGTTCCGAAAGATCCTGAGAGGTTCAAACCGAAGCGAGCGGCTGTGCTGATCTGTATCTTCGAAGGAGACGAGGGCGATCTTCGCGTCATCCTCACTAAGAGGTCTTCCAGATTGTCTACTCACTCGG GAGAAGTTTCACTGCCGGGTGGTAAAGCAGAGGAGGGTGATAAAGATGATGGGATGACTGCTACCAGAGAGGCCGAGGAAGAGATTGGTTTAGACCCTTCTCTTGTTGATGTTGTCACTTCTCTCGAACCATTTCTGTCCAAG CATCTCCTCAGAGTAATACCTGTGATAGGAATCTTGAAGGACAAAAACACATTCAATCCAAAACCAAATCCTGCGGAAGTGGAAGCTGTGTTTGATGCACCTTTGGAAATGTTCCTCAAG GATGAGAACAGAAGATCCGAAGAGAGAGAGTGGATGGGAGAAAAGTATTTGATCCACTACTTTGATTATCGAACCGGAGATAAAGATTATACGATATGGGGTCTAACTGCCGGGATTTTGATCAGAGCTGCATCTGTGACTTATAAAAGACCACCTGCTTTCATCGAGCAGTGCCCTAAGTTTAAGTACCCTAAAATG AACTAG
- the LOC130498605 gene encoding nudix hydrolase 15, mitochondrial isoform X4, with protein sequence MEPALTASSSFGGSSRLAALAQQLRMYKPPPSSSFENDDEETQADQESAGKVVSQVGFQESMTPVPKDPERFKPKRAAVLICIFEGDEGDLRVILTKRSSRLSTHSGEVSLPGGKAEEGDKDDGMTATREAEEEIGLDPSLVDVVTSLEPFLSKHLLRVIPVIGILKDKNTFNPKPNPAEVEAVFDAPLEMFLKDENRRSEEREWMGEKYLIHYFDYRTGDKDYTIWGLTAGILIRAASVTYKRPPAFIEQCPKFKYPKMVEKHTCMP encoded by the exons ATGGAGCCTGCGTTGACTGCATCATCCTCTTTCGGTGGGTCTTCTCGACTCGCCGCCTTGGCCCAGCAACTGCGCATGTACAAGCCACCGCCTTCTTCATCGTTCGAAAACGATGATGAGGAGACGCAGGCGGATCAGGAGAGCGCAGGGAAGGTGGTTTCTCAGGTTGGGTTTCAGGAATCCATGACTCCGGTTCCGAAAGATCCTGAGAGGTTCAAACCGAAGCGAGCGGCTGTGCTGATCTGTATCTTCGAAGGAGACGAGGGCGATCTTCGCGTCATCCTCACTAAGAGGTCTTCCAGATTGTCTACTCACTCGG GAGAAGTTTCACTGCCGGGTGGTAAAGCAGAGGAGGGTGATAAAGATGATGGGATGACTGCTACCAGAGAGGCCGAGGAAGAGATTGGTTTAGACCCTTCTCTTGTTGATGTTGTCACTTCTCTCGAACCATTTCTGTCCAAG CATCTCCTCAGAGTAATACCTGTGATAGGAATCTTGAAGGACAAAAACACATTCAATCCAAAACCAAATCCTGCGGAAGTGGAAGCTGTGTTTGATGCACCTTTGGAAATGTTCCTCAAG GATGAGAACAGAAGATCCGAAGAGAGAGAGTGGATGGGAGAAAAGTATTTGATCCACTACTTTGATTATCGAACCGGAGATAAAGATTATACGATATGGGGTCTAACTGCCGGGATTTTGATCAGAGCTGCATCTGTGACTTATAAAAGACCACCTGCTTTCATCGAGCAGTGCCCTAAGTTTAAGTACCCTAAAATGGTAGAGAAACATACTTGTATGCCTTAA
- the LOC108823100 gene encoding uncharacterized protein LOC108823100 — protein sequence MSCKGEVVLRAEEVLFLLPSTLFNEIFLDYTGPFPQSYRGCSYHDRKPRMWHALNHYGSIKKPSSDDASKGRVKPRGTGVFLPAKPMSIISEEKRPKKKTCPIISSHSRQVFLPKEWAY from the exons ATGTCTTGCAAAGGAGAGGTTGTGTTGCGTGCGGAGGAAGTATTGTTTCTCCTACCTTCAACCCTTTTCAATGAGATCTTTCTTGATTACACCGGTCCATTTCCACAG AGCTATAGAGGATGTAGCTACCATGATAGGAAGCCAAGGATGTGGCACGCCTTGAACCACTATGGTTCCATAAAGAAGCCAAGTAGTGATGATGCCAGCAAAGGACGAGTTAAGCCACGTGGCACTGGAGTGTTTCTTCCTGCCAAACCGATGAGTATCATCTCAGAAGAGAAGAGACCCAAGAAGAAGACATGTCCCATCATCTCCTCTCATTCCAGACAAGTCTTTCTTCCTAAAGAATGGGCTTATTAG
- the LOC130498323 gene encoding bet1-like protein At4g14600 — translation MASNPHRGGAGGSLYGGAAPYRSRDGLSTRSATGSEEIQLRIDPMHSDLDDEITGLHGQVRQLKNIAQEIGSEAKFQRDFLDELQVTLMRAQAGVKNNIRKLNLSIIRSGNNHIMHVVLFALLCFFILYMWSKMFKR, via the exons ATGGCATCGAACCCTCACAGAGGCGGTGCGGGTGGTTCTCTTTACGGAGGTGCCGCTCCATACAGATCCAG AGATGGGCTTAGCACTAGAAGTGCTACAGGTTCAGAGGAAATCCAGCTTAGGATTGATCCCATGCACTCTGACCTAGATGATGAGATCACTGGTCTCCATGGCCAAGTCAGGCAATTGAAAAAT ATTGCTCAAGAAATTGGGTCAGAAGCTAAGTTTCAGAGGGACTTCTTAGATGAACTG CAAGTGACATTGATGAGAGCGCAAGCAGGGGTGAAGAACAACATAAGGAAACTGAACTTGAGCATCATACGTAGTGGGAACAACCACATCATGCACGTGGTTCTTTTCGCGCTCCTCTGCTTCTTTATCCTCTACATGTGGTCCAAAATGTTCAAAAGATGA
- the LOC130498605 gene encoding nudix hydrolase 15, mitochondrial isoform X1, with protein sequence MFLLHRRLPLLARTTLLCSFMEPALTASSSFGGSSRLAALAQQLRMYKPPPSSSFENDDEETQADQESAGKVVSQVGFQESMTPVPKDPERFKPKRAAVLICIFEGDEGDLRVILTKRSSRLSTHSGEVSLPGGKAEEGDKDDGMTATREAEEEIGLDPSLVDVVTSLEPFLSKHLLRVIPVIGILKDKNTFNPKPNPAEVEAVFDAPLEMFLKDENRRSEEREWMGEKYLIHYFDYRTGDKDYTIWGLTAGILIRAASVTYKRPPAFIEQCPKFKYPKMVEKHTCMP encoded by the exons atgttTTTACTCCATCGCAGGCTTCCTTTACTTGCACGCACAACCCTCCTCTGCAGTTTCATGGAGCCTGCGTTGACTGCATCATCCTCTTTCGGTGGGTCTTCTCGACTCGCCGCCTTGGCCCAGCAACTGCGCATGTACAAGCCACCGCCTTCTTCATCGTTCGAAAACGATGATGAGGAGACGCAGGCGGATCAGGAGAGCGCAGGGAAGGTGGTTTCTCAGGTTGGGTTTCAGGAATCCATGACTCCGGTTCCGAAAGATCCTGAGAGGTTCAAACCGAAGCGAGCGGCTGTGCTGATCTGTATCTTCGAAGGAGACGAGGGCGATCTTCGCGTCATCCTCACTAAGAGGTCTTCCAGATTGTCTACTCACTCGG GAGAAGTTTCACTGCCGGGTGGTAAAGCAGAGGAGGGTGATAAAGATGATGGGATGACTGCTACCAGAGAGGCCGAGGAAGAGATTGGTTTAGACCCTTCTCTTGTTGATGTTGTCACTTCTCTCGAACCATTTCTGTCCAAG CATCTCCTCAGAGTAATACCTGTGATAGGAATCTTGAAGGACAAAAACACATTCAATCCAAAACCAAATCCTGCGGAAGTGGAAGCTGTGTTTGATGCACCTTTGGAAATGTTCCTCAAG GATGAGAACAGAAGATCCGAAGAGAGAGAGTGGATGGGAGAAAAGTATTTGATCCACTACTTTGATTATCGAACCGGAGATAAAGATTATACGATATGGGGTCTAACTGCCGGGATTTTGATCAGAGCTGCATCTGTGACTTATAAAAGACCACCTGCTTTCATCGAGCAGTGCCCTAAGTTTAAGTACCCTAAAATGGTAGAGAAACATACTTGTATGCCTTAA
- the LOC108818964 gene encoding uncharacterized protein LOC108818964: MSTASWIQPPCRFLPDRHRGGGGFAEPSFSRARQFPGVVSYSSSCSCGHSEILTFDHFGSNRRWNQRGLRVQAMSATAQRNFSLSKGDADEKTEPDHLLVLVHGILASPSDWLYVEAEMKRRLGRRFLIYASSSNTFTKTFGGVDGAGKRLAEEVRQVVQKSKSLKKISFLAHSLGGLFARHAVAVLYSAAAAVSQTSDGAALLSNSGNSHLPRGRIAGLEPINFITLATPHLGVRGRKQLPFLLGLQILERLAAPLAPFVVGRTGSQLFLTDGKADKPPLLLRMASDCEDLKFLSSLGSFRSRIVYANVSYDHMVGWRTSSIRRETELFKPPRRSLDGYKHVVDVEYCPPVSSDGAHFPPEAAKAKEAAQSSPSPQNTLEYHEIVEDEMIRGLQTLGWKKVDVSFHSTFWPYLAHNNIHVKSERLYKAGAGVVAHVADSIKQQESSTFIRASL, encoded by the exons ATGTCTACGGCTTCTTGGATTCAGCCTCCTTGTAGATTCTTACCAGATCGTCatcgtggtggtggtggtttcGCTGAGCCAAGCTTTAGCAGAGCAAGGCAGTTTCCAGGCGTCGTTTCTTATTCTTCCTCGTGCTCTTGTGGCCATTCCGAGATTTTGACTTTCGATCATTTCG GGTCTAACAGAAGGTGGAACCAGCGGGGTCTCAGAGTTCAAGCAATGAGTGCTACAGCACAACGTAATTTCTCGCTATCTAAAGGTGACGCCGATGAGAAAACTGAACCTGATCaccttcttgttcttgtacacggCATCTTGGCCAG TCCCAGTGACTGGCTCTACGTAGAAGCTGAGATGAAAAGACGCCTTGGTAGAAGATTCTTGATTTATG CAAGTTCTTCAAATACGTTCACTAAAACGTTTGGCGGGGTCGATGGAGCTGGGAAACGACTAGCAGAAGag GTTAGGCAGGTTGTCCAAAAGAGCAAGAGCCTAAAGAAGATATCCTTTTTAGCCCACTCCCTCGGTGGCTTATTTGCCAGGCATGCTGTCGCCGTTCTTTACTCGGCAGCAGCAGCAGTGTCACAAACCAGTGATGGTGCTGCTCTGCTCTCTAACTCCGGGAACTCACATCTTCCCCGAGGTAGGATTGCTGGGCTCGAGCCGATTAATTTCATCACCTTGGCAACACCTCATCTAGGAGTCAGAGGCAGAAAGCAG CTGCCTTTCTTGTTGGGACTTCAGATATTAGAAAGACTTGCTGCGCCGTTAGCTCCATTCGTTGTTGGTCGGACTGGTAGCCAGTTGTTTCTTACTGATGGTAAAGCTGATAAACCACCTCTTCTCTTGAGAATGGCTTCTGATTgtgaagatcttaaattctt ATCGTCCTTGGGGTCGTTCCGAAGCCGCATTGTATATGCGAACGTATCTTATGACC ACATGGTTGGTTGGCGTACATCTTCCATAAGGAGAGAAACTGAACTTTTCAAG CCTCCACGGCGGTCTCTAGATGGATACAAGCATGTTGTGGATGTAGAATACTGCCCACCTGTTTCTTCAGATGGAGCCCATTTCCCTCCAGAAGCTGCTAAAGCCAAGGAAGCCGCACAAAGCTCGCCTAGTCCTCAGAACACACTCGAGTATCATGAAATAGTTGAAG atgAGATGATCCGTGGCCTGCAGACTTTAGGATGGAAGAAAGTTGATGTCAGCTTCCACTCCACCTTCTGGCCTTACTTAGCTCATAACAACATTCAC GTGAAAAGTGAAAGACTCTATAAAGCAGGAGCTGGAGTTGTTGCCCATGTTGCGGATAGCATAAAACAGCAAGAGTCTTCCACGTTCATCAGAGCCAGCTTGTAG
- the LOC108819251 gene encoding pentatricopeptide repeat-containing protein At1g28690, mitochondrial has translation MRISRLASVAPRIFPTNHYTTLSPAVTIARALQEHINSPSPKPGKKIHADIIKTGLRPDLNISIKLLILHLKCGCLTYARQVFDELPKPTLSAYNYMISGYLKQGFVKECLLLVRRMAFSGERADGYTLSMVLKASPSLCRHVHARIIKCDVELDDVLVTALVDAYVKSGKLECARTVFETMRDENVVCSTSMISGYMNRGFVEDAEEIFDRTRVKDVVVYNAMVEGLSRTGETAKRAVEMYVWMQRAGFRPNISSFASVVGACSVLTAREVGMQVHGQVMKSGVYDHIKMGSSLLDMYAKCGGIDDARRVFDQMRERNVFSWTSMIDGYGKNGNPEEALELFAKMKGVHVAPNYVTFLGALSACSHSGLVERGYEIFESMQRDYSMKPKMEHYACMVDLMGRFGDLSKALEFVRAIPERPSSDVWAALLSSCRLHGDVDIASVAADELFKLNADKRPGAYIALSNVLASAGKWEKVSEIRDVMKARKIPKNIGRSWISAEKAQ, from the coding sequence ATGAGAATCTCCAGACTCGCATCTGTCGCACCGCGAATTTTCCCGACGAATCACTACACAACTCTCTCACCTGCGGTAACCATCGCCAGAGCTCTTCAAGAACACATCAACTCTCCGTCTCCAAAACCCGGGAAGAAGATCCACGCCGACATAATCAAAACCGGGCTCAGACCGGATCTGAACATATCCATCAAACTACTCATCCTACACCTAAAATGCGGATGCCTGACTTACGCACGCCAAGTGTTCGACGAATTGCCCAAGCCAACGCTATCTGCTTACAACTACATGATCAGTGGGTATCTCAAGCAAGGATTTGTAAAGGAGTGTCTCCTCTTAGTTAGACGCATGGCATTCTCTGGGGAGAGGGCAGACGGGTACACGCTCTCCATGGTTCTTAAGGCATCACCTAGCTTATGCAGGCATGTCCACGCCCGGATTATAAAATGCGACGTGGAGCTAGACGACGTGTTGGTGACCGCGCTTGTGGATGCTTACGTGAAGAGCGGGAAGCTGGAGTGCGCGAGGACCGTGTTCGAGACGATGAGAGACGAGAACGTTGTGTGTTCCACGTCGATGATATCGGGCTACATGAATAGAGGATTCGTGGAGGATGCTGAAGAGATTTTCGATAGGACTAGAGTGAAGGATGTTGTAGTTTACAATGCTATGGTCGAAGGGTTGAGCAGGACAGGCGAGACTGCTAAGAGAGCTGTTGAGATGTATGTCTGGATGCAGCGGGCGGGTTTTCGTCCCAATATCTCGTCTTTCGCTAGCGTGGTTGGCGCGTGTTCGGTTCTGACGGCGCGTGAAGTTGGTATGCAGGTGCATGGACAGGTTATGAAGAGTGGAGTGTATGATCATATCAAAATGGGGAGCTCTTTGTTGGATATGTATGCTAAATGCGGTGGGATTGATGATGCGAGGAGGGTCTTTGACCAGATGCGAGAGAGGAACGTGTTTTCTTGGACTTCGATGATCGATGGGTATGGAAAGAACGGGAACCCTGAGGAGGCGCTCGAGCTCTTCGCTAAGATGAAGGGAGTTCATGTAGCGCCAAACTATGTGACCTTTCTCGGAGCGCTCTCTGCGTGTTCGCATTCTGGTTTAGTTGAGAGAGGCTACGAGATCTTTGAGAGCATGCAGAGAGATTATTCCATGAAACCGAAGATGGAACACTACGCTTGCATGGTTGATCTCATGGGACGGTTTGGAGATTTGAGTAAAGCTTTGGAGTTTGTTAGGGCGATACCTGAAAGGCCTAGCTCTGATGTTTGGGCTGCTCTTCTCAGTTCTTGTAGACTGCACGGTGATGTGGATATTGCGAGCGTAGCTGCAGATGAGCTTTTTAAACTGAACGCTGACAAAAGACCTGGGGCTTATATAGCGTTGTCCAATGTTTTGGCTTCTGCTGGTAAATGGGAGAAGGTGAGCGAGATTAGGGATGTGATGAAAGCTAGAAAGATACCTAAGAACATTGGTCGTAGTTGGATCAGTGCAGAGAAAGCTCAGTGA